The following proteins are encoded in a genomic region of Rissa tridactyla isolate bRisTri1 chromosome 5, bRisTri1.patW.cur.20221130, whole genome shotgun sequence:
- the SHROOM3 gene encoding protein Shroom3 isoform X1 gives MTTDFQPSKATWSGGAKLRLKTRRSETPGRPHSWHSTKLAENQPDPSMMQISQGTLGTPWHQSYHSSSSTSDLSGYEHGYLRRSPDQYSSRGSMESLDHSSPGYHPCHLSPAKSTNSIDQLSHLHSKRDSAYSSFSTNSSIPEYPAPPFSKEHSCSTDSMQSRGGLQEGMRQADIRYVKTVYDAQRGISEEYEVKSSALLPSCEARASLDGRGHGRLHGFSRHSAAPSWAQPGQGSSDSKSQPPKGPPLPPTRSDSYAAIRHHERPSSCAGLDLNKPGRTQLKGAWSPLVSTLSQGPLLKTPFGEGHLHTVVEKSPESSPTVKPKQSYSQPAQPGQPLLPTGVYPVPSPEPHYAQVPQPSASNNGTLYPALAKESGYSPPLPVSYDKAVASRTLGFDENGNQSTTNRSTIFYQPPAAERKHDAAAKLLQQKPSTAGPEVCLTTSRKEVLPPYKVAHSNQETASTAQASKHSFQALQPPPRDADERKTHYQPKEDWVAESQEDKNGNAQINERDAAAHHQWGHSKAKQYGFSSLQNIPESSRRQSSSELKEMQPGEGYSSTKLSFLNSSGKEEKDHRGQGHKLWSDVDPQAFAGQKEEGTSVTPFHAAEPKCEEPPSPQHPKTSDFGRSRLSSSSAQSFPYGKPDAGKPRCSVLEKVSKFEQREQSTHWPPSAGIPSFGQHYGPSRTSQPSSARCSLNSLEDMRSKLREPSQLPSEPSRVSSPSVRNGKLEEVDWRPVELQMAASAKQARPSEYYSLCPENEVEIRSAQLPRSKSTFQLGGEPEKEILWKDNVQDVHGSQLDTPFNRAYRNSIKDAQSRVLRATSFRRISPPFGNTPKRTTQRPASAHVSMRSMTASPHTPKERHSVTPTEGSLSALDYTKTQHILRVGGRKRLTAEQKKRSYSEPEKMNEVGISDGEPSPFSFQKKSIHFVFPENTVADRRKIFERDGKASSTASLSKPELKQLQQNALADYIERKTGRRPSSQDVGLLRERSHSSYLQAGGPDSQSLSSASSMNSLQDQNLYRRRESVERISRTGRISSTLPPGLMGCSDMSGDEKKGRQDSLVMSRSKTERCQDYRAKTELTKGTQTDPLGVQGRPCYGKQEQVFETPSSARKSGKSVSVEDLLDRYDNQTVPVHIRSRSSPTADKKHQDLLRRESSEFGPVVRDPFYVVSAGARSFSKQERSHSEKMAFTSYYPHPHHSSEAVTASTTLTENHKLSELSRPDSRTSAFVPSPTEARSHYNEQKQGFKPLFLNLTPSGPGQSSPNTPAQTPSDLQSAGDDQALRQHHAKRDALPPEGNGNIQAQPLDAAQDRSPETPTEEMMWRRKAGLLHRSLPPKVVWAHSVKDNSYSKAVVSPPAAGPKLSQRWQSLLTQNSTSSDPETPPPQGTAHLRISESGLQLTPPPLLQDDEDDEVFVMPSQPSVTAPLFSLPLPSRPLLELSSCTSANGTEEFPPPPPPAVLEGNGAAGDKSTRLTEEAKVSSFKSFPKALAEREITGLGTSVGENSWPLSPPASKRTSSPSAADKQHQLPASPEGPPSADRQPITQPEGNQREPAVITGESENGSLDSEMLSAAPPAKTKKKTPEDIKSEALAKEIVHKDKSLADILDPDSKMKTTMDLMEGLFPSGTSLLKENNMKRKMTQKKAVRTAVEDNTREEKEAPVTLVTCPAYYSVSAPKAELLNKIKDLPEEVGEEEELLDINEKKAELIGSLTHKLEILKEAKEGLLADIKMNNALGEEVELLISTLCKPNEFDKYKMFIGDLDKVVNLLLSLSGRLARVENVLSSLGENANSEERSSLNEKRKLLAGQHEDARELKENLDRRERVVLEILGNYLSEEQLQDYQHFVKMKSALLIEQRELDDKIKLGQEQLKCLMESLPTDFTPRDATAAAALAAALATSAGVGGKTPPAVSSSL, from the exons ATGACCACTGACTTTCAGCCCAGCAAAGCCACGTGGTCAGGAGGAGCTAAATTACGGCTGAAGACCAG GCGGAGTGAAACTCCAGGCCGACCTCACTCCTGGCATTCGACCAAACTTGCGGAGAACCAACCCGATCCCAGCATGATGCAAATATCTCAGGGTACGCTTGGCACCCCTTGGCATCAGTCCTACCACTCCAG CTCCTCAACCAGCGATCTCTCTGGCTATGAGCATGGCTATCTGAGGAGAAGTCCTGACCAATACAGTTCCCGGGGCAGCATGGAGAGCTTGGACCACTCCTCCCCTGGCTACCATCCTTGTCACCTGTCCCCAGCCAAATCTACCAACAGCATCGACCAGCTCTCCCACCTCCACAGCAAGAGAGACTCTGCCTACAGCTCATTCTCCACCAACTCTAGCATCCCTGAATATCCAGCTCCTCCGTTCAGCAAAGAGCACTCCTGCTCCACAGACAGCATGCAGTCCCGAGGTGGCCTGCAGGAGGGGATGAGGCAAGCTGACATCAGGTACGTCAAGACAGTCTACGATGCCCAGCGAGGGATCTCCGAGGAGTATGAGGTGAAGTCCTCCGCCTTGCTTCCGAGCTGTGAGGCCCGGGCCTCGCTGGATGGTCGCGGCCATGGCAGGCTCCACGGCTTCAGCCGGCACAGCGCAGCTCCCTCCTGGGCGCAGCCAGGCCAGGGCTCCTCGGACAGCAAGAGCCAGCCCCCCAAGGGACCTCCCTTGCCTCCCACTCGCAGCGACAGCTACGCAGCCATCAGGCATCACGAGAGGCCCAGCTCATGCGCTGGCCTTGATCTGAACAAGCCTGGTCGAACCCAGCTGAAAGGGGCCTGGTCTCCGCTTGTCAGCACCCTATCCCAGGGGCCGCTGCTGAAAACTCCCTTTGGAGAAGGGCATCTGCACACCGTGGTGGAGAAGAGCCCAGAGAGCAGCCCCACCGTGAAGCCCAAGCAGAGCTattcccagccagcccagccggggcagcccctgctgcccacTGGCGTCTACCCAGTACCTTCCCCAGAGCCGCACTACGCCCAGGTGCCCCAGCCTTCTGCAAGCAATAATGGGACACTTTATCCAGCTCTGGCCAAAGAAAGTGGGTACTCTCCACCTCTTCCAGTCTCTTATGACAAGGCTGTAGCCAGCAGGACTCTGGGCTTTGATGAAAATGGAAACCAAAGCACTACAAACAGATCAACCATCTTCTACCAGCCGCCAGCAGCTGAGAGAAAGCACGATGCTGCAGCAAAACTTCTCCAGCAAAAACCTAGCACAGCCGGCCCAGAGGTCTGCCTGACCACGTCAAGAAAGGAGGTGTTACCCCCATACAAGGTAGCACACAGCAACCAAGAGACCGCAAGTACCGCACAGGCCTCCAAACACAGTTTTCAAGCTCTGCAGCCCCCGCCGAGGGATGCTGATGAGAGAAAAACCCATTACCAGCCCAAAGAGGACTGGGTGGCTGAATCCCAGGAGGACAAAAATGGCAACGCACAGATAAATGAGAGGGACGCCGCTGCTCATCACCAGTGGGGTCATAGCAAGGCCAAGCAGTATGGCTTCTCCTCCTTGCAGAACATCCCAGAGAGCTCCCGGAGGCAAAGCAGCTCTGAGCTAAAAGAGATGCAGCCAGGCGAGGGTTATTCCAGCACCAAACTGTCCTTCTTGAACAGCAGCGGTAAagaggagaaggatcacaggGGACAGGGGCACAAACTGTGGAGTGATGTGGACCCACAGGCCTTCGCAGGGCAGAAGGAGGAGGGCACCAGCGTGACTCCATTCCATGCTGCCGAGCCAAAGTGCGAAGAGCCCCCTTCTCCGCAGCACCCAAAGACCTCTGATTTCGGGAGGAGCCGGCTCAGCTCTAGCAGCGCCCAAAGCTTTCCCTATGGCAAACCAGATGCCGGCAAGCCCCGCTGCTCAGTGCTGGAGAAGGTCAGCAAGTTTGAGCAGCGAGAGCAAAGCACTCACTGGCCCCCGAGCGCTGGCATTCCCAGCTTTGGCCAGCACTACGGGCCGAGCAGGACGAGCCAGCCCTCCAGTGCGAGGTGCTCTCTCAACAGCCTGGAGGACATGAGGAGCAAACTGCGCGAGCCCAGCCAGCTGCCCAGTGAGCCGAGCAGGGTCTCCAGCCCCTCGGTCAGGAATGGGAAGCTGGAAGAGGTTGACTGGCGCCCCGTAGAGCTGCAGATGGCAGCTTCGGCGAAGCAGGCAAGACCCAGCGAATACTACAGCCTGTGTCCTGAAAATGAGGTGGAAATAAGGTCAGCTCAGCTACCGAGGAGTAAAAGCACGTTCCAGCTGGGAGGTGAGCCTGAGAAGGAGATCCTCTGGAAGGATAACGTCCAGGATGTCCACGGGTCGCAGCTGGACACACCATTTAACAGGGCCTACAGGAACAGCATTAAAGATGCTCAGTCCAGGGTGCTGAGGGCCACTTCCTTCCGTCGCATCAGCCCCCCGTTTGGGAACACACCCAAGAGGACAACCCAGAGGCCTGCCTCAGCCCACGTGAGCATGAGGAGCATGACGGCGTCTCCCCACACCCCAAAGGAGAGGCACAGCGTCACGCCAACGGAAGGCAGCCTCTCCGCCCTGGACTACACCAAGACACAGCACATCTTGCGCGTCGGGGGCCGAAAGCGGCTGACAGCGGAGCAGAAGAAACGGTCTTACTCGGAGCCGGAGAAGATGAATGAGGTGGGCATCTCTGATGGGGAGCCATCACCTTTCTCCTTCCAGAAGAAAAGCATCCATTTTGTTTTCCCGGAGAATACAGTGGCTGACCGGCGTAAGATCTTTGAAAGGGATGGCAAAGCTTCTTCCACAGCCAGCCTCTCCAAGCCAGAGCTCAAGCAACTCCAGCAGAACGCCCTCGCCGACTACATTGAGCGCAAAACAGGGAGACGGCCATCCTCACAAGATGTCGGACTGCTGAGGGAACGCTCCCACAGCTCCTACCTACAGGCAGGTGGCCCAGACAGCCAGAGcctttcctctgcctccagcaTGAATTCCCTCCAGGACCAGAACCTTTACCGCCGGAGAGAGTCCGTAGAGCGGATATCCAGGACAGGGCGGATATCTTCTACCCTTCCTCCTGGGCTGATGGGCTGCTCTGACATGAGTGGAGATGAGAAGAAAGGGCGCCAGGACAGCTTGGTGATGAGCCGATCGAAAACAGAGAGGTGCCAGGATTACAGAGCCAAAACGGAGCTCACCAAAGGCACGCAGACAGACCCTCTGGGCGTGCAGGGCCGGCCTTGCTACGGGAAGCAGGAGCAGGTCTTTGAAACACCCTCCTCTGCCAGGAAATCTGGGAAATCGGTGTCTGTGGAAGACTTGCTCGATAGGTATGACAATCAGACAGTCCCTGTGCATATACGTTCCAGATCGTCTCCCACGGCGGATAAGAAACACCAG GACCTGCTGAGAAGGGAAAGCAGTGAATTTGGCCCCGTGGTGAGAGATCCTTTCTACGTGGTCAGCGCAGGAGCCAG GTCTTTCAGCAAGCAAGAAAGAAGCCACTCAGAAAAAATGGCGTTCACAAGTTATTATCCCCATCCTCACCACAGCAGCGAGGCTGTCACTGCCTCCACCACACTGACCGAGAACCACAAGCTCTCAGAACTTTCCAGGCCAGACAGCAGGACTTCTGCATTTGTCCCATCCCCGACAGAGGCAAGGAGTCACTATAATGAGCAAAAGCAAGGCTTTAAACCCTTGTTTCTTAACCTTACTCCTTCTGGACCTGGCCAGTCCTCCCCTAATACGCCCGCTCAGACTCCCTCAGACTTGCAGAGTGCAGGTGATGACCAGGCTCTGAGACAGCACCACGCCAAACGAGATGCTCTTCCCCCTGAGGGCAATGGTAATATTCAGGCACAGCCTTTGGATGCTGCCCAGGACAGATCTCCCGAGACTCCCACAGAAGAAATGATGTGGAGAAGGAAAGCCGGGCTGCTTCACAGATCCCTCCCACCCAAAGTGGTGTGGGCTCATTCAGTCAAAGACAACAGCTACTCAAAGGCTGTGGtgtctcctccagcagctgggccaaaGTTGTCCCAGAGGTGGCAGTCCCTGCTGACACAGAACAGCACTTCTTCTGACCCAGAGACTCCTCCTCCCCAGGGGACAGCTCATCTCCGCATCTCGGAGTCGGGCCTGCAGCTCACTCCCCCACCGTTGCTGCAGGACGATGAAGACGACGAGGTGTTTGTCATGCCTTCCCAGCCCAGTGTCACTGCTCCACTCTTCTCACTCCCGCTGCCATCCCGTCCTCTTCTCGAGCTGAGCTCTTGCACTTCGGCAAACGGCACGGAGGaattcccacctcctcccccaccgGCGGTGCTTGAGGGGAACGGAGCAGCTGGAGACAAATCCACCAGGCTGACAGAGGAGGCCAAAGTGAG CAGCTTCAAAAGCTTTCCCAAAGCCCTGGCCGAGAGGGAGATAACAGGGTTGGGCACCAGTGTCGGTGAAAATAGCTGGCCCCTCTCACCACCTGCGTCAAAGAGGACTAGCTCTCCATCTGCTGCGGATAAGCAGCACCAGTTACCTGCTTCTCCTGAAGGGCCTCCAAGCGCCGATAGACAGCCCATAACTCAACCTGAAGGCAACCAGAGAGAGCCAGCAGTCATCACTGGAGAGTCAGAAAATGGCAGCCTGGACTCCGAGATGCTCAGTGCAGCACCTCCAGcgaagacaaagaaaaagacccCGGAGGATATTAAGTCAGAGGCTCTAGCAAAAGAAATTGTCCATAAAGACAAGTCTCTGGCTGATATCCTGGATCCAGATTCCAAAATGAAGACAACTATGGACTTAATGGAAGGGCTTTTCCCCAGTGGAACCAGCTTGCTGAAGGAGAACAACATGAAAAGGAAGATGACGCAGAAAAAAGCTGTCAGGACAGCAGTGGAAGATAACAC gagagaagaaaaggaagctcCTGTAACCCTGGTCACCTGTCCTGCTTATTACAGTGTTTCGGCAcccaaagcagagctgctgaataAAATTAAGGACTTGCCAGAAGAAGTaggtgaggaagaggagctgctggACATCAATGAGAAGAAG GCTGAGCTCATCGGGAGCTTGACCCACAAACTGGAAATCCTGAAGGAAGCCAAGGAGGGCCTGCTTGCAGACATTAAGATGAATAATGCTCTTGGAGAGGAGGTGGAGCTGTTGATCAGCACGTTATGCAAACCTAACGAGTTTGACAAGTACAAGATGTTCATTGGCGATTTGGATAAGGTGGTGAACCTCTTGCTCTCCCTCTCGGGACGCCTGGCCCGCGTAGAGAACGTTCTGAGTAGTCTGGGGGAAAATGCCAACAGTGAAGAGCGG AGTTCGCTGAACGAGAAGAGGAAACTGCTGGCTGGCCAGCACGAAGATGCCCGGGAACTGAAGGAAAACCTGGACCGTCGAGAACGAGTGGTCTTGGAGATCCTGGGCAACTACCTCTCTGAGGAACAGCTCCAGGATTACCAGCACTTTGTAAAGATGAAGTCCGCGCTCCTCATAGAGCAGCGAGAGCTAGACGATAAAATCAAACTGGGTCAGGAACAGCTCAAGTGCCTGATGGAAAGCCTCCCCACAGACTTCACGCCTAGGGATGCAACGGCAGCAGCTGCCCTAGCTGCAGCACTTGCTACCTCCGCTGGGGTCGGTGGTAAAACACCTCCAGCAGTCTCTTCCTCACTCTAA